The following are encoded in a window of Chryseobacterium sp. genomic DNA:
- a CDS encoding sugar transferase, producing the protein MYKNYIKRLIDFTAALTGLIILSPVFLLVTIALALANSGNPFFFQRRPGKGEKIFSIIKFKTMTDQKDTDGTLLPDMDRLTKTGSFVRKTSLDEIPQLLNVMKGDMSLIGPRPLLPEYLPLYTAKHRRRHEVRPGITGLAQVKGRNVMRFSERFDNDVYYVENVSFALDLKILLMTVKSVLFKSETIILGQTVDDVDDLGISRTLSSNHFKNKKS; encoded by the coding sequence GTGTACAAAAATTACATCAAGCGTCTCATCGACTTCACTGCCGCACTTACAGGGTTAATAATCCTAAGTCCGGTCTTTTTATTGGTCACCATTGCATTAGCCTTGGCGAACAGTGGAAATCCTTTCTTTTTTCAGAGGCGTCCCGGAAAAGGCGAAAAAATATTCAGCATCATCAAATTTAAAACAATGACGGACCAGAAGGATACAGACGGAACGCTGTTGCCGGACATGGACAGGCTTACAAAAACCGGAAGTTTTGTTCGAAAGACCTCACTGGATGAGATTCCCCAGCTACTCAATGTCATGAAAGGTGATATGTCCTTAATCGGGCCGCGCCCGCTGCTGCCGGAATATCTGCCTCTGTATACTGCAAAACACAGGAGAAGACACGAAGTTCGGCCCGGGATTACAGGTCTTGCCCAGGTAAAGGGTAGAAACGTAATGAGGTTCTCAGAAAGATTTGATAATGATGTATATTATGTGGAGAATGTAAGTTTCGCTTTGGACCTGAAGATTCTTCTGATGACGGTTAAATCTGTACTTTTTAAATCTGAAACCATAATTTTAGGCCAGACCGTAGACGATGTAGATGATCTTGGTATTAGCCGTACATTGTCAAGTAACCACTTTAAAAACAAAAAGTCATGA
- a CDS encoding polysaccharide deacetylase family protein has translation MNILSFDIEEWYVEKAYQGGRNEKYAEFDQILNIILDLLDEVKTKATFFCVGKMAVEFPHVIRKIAERGHEIGCHSDKHLWLTKLTREEAIEDTYSAVSSLEECIGKKVISYRAPAFSIGEHNKWAFEILSQCGIKRDASVFPAVRDFGGFAAFEHKMPTLITYNGCVLKEFPVSTIKLLGGEVAYSGGGYFRFFPLSFIRKQMKKQSYSMTYFHIGDLIPEMNRVLTRDEYEDYFKESGNLLNRYKRHIKTNLGKKDALNKLIQLIRNEEFIDLAEADERTDWSKAQKMIL, from the coding sequence ATGAATATTCTGTCCTTTGACATTGAAGAGTGGTATGTGGAAAAAGCATATCAGGGTGGCCGTAACGAGAAATATGCGGAGTTTGATCAAATCCTGAACATCATCCTGGACCTGTTGGATGAAGTTAAAACAAAGGCTACGTTCTTCTGTGTAGGGAAAATGGCTGTGGAGTTTCCGCATGTTATCAGAAAGATTGCTGAGAGAGGTCATGAGATTGGCTGTCATTCGGATAAACATCTATGGCTAACAAAATTGACTAGAGAAGAAGCGATAGAGGATACTTACAGTGCCGTAAGTTCTTTAGAAGAATGTATAGGTAAAAAGGTAATCAGTTACAGAGCACCAGCATTCTCAATAGGTGAACATAATAAATGGGCATTCGAAATCCTCTCTCAATGTGGCATAAAGCGGGATGCCTCGGTTTTTCCTGCAGTGCGTGACTTTGGCGGTTTTGCGGCATTTGAGCATAAAATGCCCACTTTAATCACTTATAATGGCTGCGTTTTAAAAGAGTTTCCGGTTTCCACAATTAAACTCCTGGGAGGTGAAGTAGCCTATTCCGGTGGAGGGTATTTCAGGTTTTTTCCTTTATCTTTTATCAGGAAGCAGATGAAAAAACAGTCTTATTCTATGACCTATTTTCACATAGGTGATTTGATTCCTGAGATGAACCGGGTATTGACCAGAGATGAGTATGAGGATTATTTTAAGGAAAGCGGAAACCTCCTCAACCGATATAAGCGGCACATTAAGACTAATTTAGGTAAGAAAGATGCTTTGAATAAACTAATCCAGCTTATAAGGAACGAAGAGTTTATTGATCTTGCAGAAGCAGATGAGCGCACTGATTGGAGCAAAGCTCAGAAAATGATTTTATAG
- a CDS encoding GNAT family N-acetyltransferase, producing the protein MSMLEFQKFDYKVSLDRQQKLFAECFPEVFDDAHTSISYSADKYKWLFQSYPAATKSYEYGAMIKDDLVGYYAALPFVYKIGGQTYRSGMVCGVMTSPKQRKAGIFTKLGNFAAEEQTKSGVDFNLTFPIRKAVMPGFMRMGWEVGFEMPLYIKFLKLNSLLQRKKLGVLAPVFNIGAALYSTAFRKKSNADIKVVTYKKFEEISGYGEFIKTYEQITPNTLKKDAAFSKWRYGAPGAEYLFVCAYRADRLIGFVSLRAIVREGVPSYGIVDFMYTENICLSNLYNAMEARAKANGIEAIMTMMSKSSAGKYRILAHGFMKSPFKFHFIFKNLSGKIPQEELLNEEAWHLMFIDTDDL; encoded by the coding sequence TTCAGAAGTTTGATTACAAAGTGTCACTGGACCGGCAGCAAAAGCTGTTTGCTGAATGTTTCCCCGAGGTATTTGATGACGCGCACACCAGTATTTCTTATTCTGCAGATAAGTATAAATGGCTTTTCCAGTCCTATCCCGCTGCCACCAAATCTTATGAGTACGGCGCAATGATAAAGGACGACTTGGTAGGCTATTATGCCGCGCTGCCCTTTGTTTATAAAATAGGCGGGCAGACCTACAGGTCAGGGATGGTTTGTGGGGTCATGACTAGCCCAAAGCAGAGAAAAGCAGGTATATTCACCAAACTTGGTAACTTTGCAGCTGAAGAACAAACGAAATCCGGTGTGGATTTCAACCTTACCTTTCCAATCCGGAAAGCGGTGATGCCCGGTTTTATGAGGATGGGTTGGGAAGTGGGTTTTGAAATGCCTCTGTACATCAAGTTCCTGAAACTGAACTCGCTGTTGCAGCGTAAGAAATTAGGGGTGTTGGCTCCCGTTTTTAATATAGGTGCTGCACTGTACAGCACAGCATTCAGGAAAAAAAGCAATGCGGATATTAAAGTTGTTACGTATAAAAAGTTTGAAGAGATCAGTGGGTACGGTGAGTTTATTAAAACTTATGAGCAGATTACACCTAATACACTTAAAAAAGATGCTGCGTTCAGCAAGTGGCGTTATGGTGCGCCGGGCGCCGAATATCTCTTCGTTTGCGCTTACAGAGCGGACCGGCTTATCGGTTTTGTTTCACTGCGGGCTATAGTTCGTGAAGGGGTACCTTCTTATGGAATCGTCGACTTTATGTATACCGAAAATATTTGCCTGTCTAATCTCTACAATGCAATGGAAGCCCGTGCAAAAGCAAATGGAATTGAAGCCATAATGACGATGATGAGTAAATCTTCTGCCGGAAAATACCGTATATTGGCCCACGGATTCATGAAAAGCCCTTTCAAATTCCATTTTATCTTTAAGAATTTGTCAGGAAAAATACCTCAGGAAGAATTATTAAATGAGGAAGCCTGGCACCTGATGTTTATAGATACTGACGATCTTTAA